The DNA segment ACCTGGGACGACGGGTCGCGGGCGAGGTCCTGCCGGAGCACCTTGACCGCCACCTCGCGGCCGAGCCGGAGGTCCCGCCCCCGGTGCACCTCCGCCATCCCGCCACGGCCGAGCACCCCGCCGATCTCATAGCGCTCACCGAGCACTGAGGGCGTGGTCATCGGGGGTCCTCTCGGGCGAGCGGGTGCGCGGCGCGCGGCTCCGGTCCGGGCAGGACGGGGGTCGCCACGCCGTCGGGGAGCCTAATCGCTGGCCCTGCCCCGACCGGCGCGACGCGAGTGCCGCGGTACCGGTGTGTCACTCGGTGTCCACGAGGTCGATCTGAGCGGTTTCGTCCTCCACGGCGGGGACGTCGGTGGTCGCCTCGGTGGGCTGCGTGGACGGGGCGGTCGTGGTCGGGGCAGGCGCCGACGTGGTGGCCGGCGGCGACGTGGCCGCGGTGGTCGTCGGCGGAGGGACGACCACCGAGGAGCTCGCGGTCGACCGGGTGCTCGAGACCGAGGCGCTGCTGCGGGAGCCGCTCGCGCCACCACCGCCGTTGCCGGTGGCGGTCGGGGCGGCGCTGGTCGGGGCGCCGGAGGTCGGCGCGGGAGCCGTCGTCTCGGTGACCTCGGCCTCCTCGGGGGTGTACGCCTCGCCGGTGACGTAGAGGGTCACCAGCGAGCCCGGCTCGAACGGCCCCTGGGCCGGGTCGGCCGTGGCGACCGTGCCCTCGTCGAGGTCCTGGGTCACCGCCTGCAGCTGCTCCTCGGTGGCGTCGGCCTGGCGCACCTCCAGCCCGAGCCCCTCGAGCTCCTCCTGCACGTCGTCGGCGTCCTCCCCGACGTAGGAGGCGACGTCGAAGTCGATCCCGCCGCTGGCGTTGGTGCTGGCCGCCGGGCGGCTGGTCGCGCTCGTGCCGGTGGCGGCCGCGCTGCCGCCGCCGTTCCCGCTCCCGCCGCCGGACAGCGCCACGGCCACCCCGACGCCGACGAGCAGCAGCAGGGTCAGCGCGGCCGCCGCCCAGATCAGCCGCGTGCGCCGCCGCCGGGCGGGGTCGTCGACGTCCTCGTCGTCCCACGCCCGGTCGTCGTCGACCGGGGTGCCGTGCAACGGCGGCATCGTGCGCGGTGCGGTCGACGGCGCCCCGCCGGAGGTGAGCGCGCCGGCCGGGATCATCGCGGTGGCGGTGTCGTCGCCGCCCAGCACGGTGGTCATCGCCGTCGGCGGGGGCACGGTGCCACCGGCGGCCACCTGCCGGACGGCGAGGGCGAACGCGCCTCCGTCGGGGAACCGGCCGGCCGGGTCCTTCGTCAGCGCCCGCTCGATGAGCGCCTTCACCGGCCGGGGGACGTCGGCGGGCATCGGCGGCGGTGGCCGGTTGATCTGCGCCAGCGCGATGGCCACCTGGGACTCGCCGTCGAAGGGCCGGACGCCGGCGACGCACTCGTAGCCGAGGACGCCGAGGGAGTAGACGTCGGAGGCGGCGGTGACCACGTGCCCCTGCGCCTGCTCCGGGGAGAGGTACTGGGCGGTGCCCACGACCATGCCGGTGCGGGTCAGCGGTGCGGCGTCCCGGGCGTAGGCGATGCCGAAGTCGGTCAGCTTCACCACGCCGTCCGGGCGGACCAGCAGGTTCCCGGGCTTGATGTCGCGGTGCACCATGCCGGCGGCGTGCGCGGCCGACAGCCCGTCGCCGGCCTGGCCGAGGACGTCGAGGGTCTGCTCGGCGGTCAGCCGGCCGCGCTCGGCCAGGATGGTGACCAGCGGCTTGCCCTCGACGAACTCCATGACCAGGTAGGCCAGCCGCTGGCCGTCCTCGGTGGTCTCGCCGTAGTCGTAGACCGAGGCGATGTTCGGGTGCGACAGCGCCGCGGTGTGCCGGGCCTCGTTGCGGAAGCGGATGAGGAAGCTGGAGTCGCCGGTGTACTCGCTGCGCAGCACCTTGACCGCGATCGTGCGGCCCAGGGTGCGGTCGCGCGCCTTCCACACCTCGCCCATGCCGCCGGTGGCGATGGGTGCGGTGATCTCGTACCGGCCGGCCAGCAGGCTGCCCACGCGGACGGCCATCAGCCCCCGGCTCCCTGGGCGTCCAGGTAGGCCTGGATGACGGACTTGGCGATCGGTGCCGAGACGTCGCCGCCGGTGCCGGTGCCCTCGGTGCCGCTCTGCCCGCCGTTCTTGATGAACACCGCGACCGCGATCTGCGGGTCGTCGGCCGGGGCGAAGCCGGTGAACCAGGTGTGCGGTGCGGCGTCGTCACCGGAGGTGCCGACCTCCGCCGTCCCGGTCTTGCCGGCGACCTGGACGCCGTCGATGCGGGCCTTGCGGCCGGTGCCGTCGGTGACGACGCTGGTCATCATCTGGGTGAGCTCGCCGGCCACCTCGGCGGAGACCGGCTGGCCCATCTCCTCCGGGTCGGTCTGGTCGACCACCGACAGGTCCGGGGCCTGGATCGACTTCACCAGGTAGGGCTTCATCAGCGTGCCGTCGTTCGCGATCGCGGCGGAGAGCATCGCGGCCTGCAGCGGGGTGAGCTGCACGTCCCGCTGGCCGATCGAGCTCTGCGCCAGCGCGGCGTCGTCCTCGATGTCGCCCAGCGTGCTGCCGCTGACCGGCAGCGGGACGTCGAAGCCCTCGTCGTCGATGCCGAAGGCCTCGGCCATGTCGCGCAGCCGGTCCTCGCCCAGCTTCACGCCCAGCTCGGCGAAGGCGGTGTTGCAGGAGATGGTGAGCGCGTCGATGAGCGACTGGTCGGCGCCGCCGTTGCAGCTCTCGCCGTTGTAGTTCTCCAGCTCGTTGGTGCTGCCGGGCAGGGTGTAGAGGTCCGGTGCAGGCACGGTGGTCTCCAGGGTGTAGTCGCCGGAGGCCAGCGCGGCCGCGGAGACGACCAGCTTGAAGATCGAGCCGGGCGAGTACCGCTCGTCGATGGCCTGGTTGGTCAGCGGGTCGGCCGCGCCGGATCCGGGGTCGGGCTGGATCTCGTCGGCGTAGGCCCGCATGTCTGCCGGGTCGTGGCTGGAGAGCCGGTTCGGGTCGTAGGTCGGCGTGCTCGCCATGCCCAGGATCGCGCCGGTGGACGGGTCGAGCGCGACGACGGCGCCGGTGACGCCCTGCAGGCCGTCCATCGCCGCCTGCTGCACCGCGGGGTCCAGGGTCAGCTCCACGTTGCCGCCCGAGGGGTCCCGGCCGGTGAGGATGTCGCCGAGCCGGCGCAGCGCGAGCCGGCCGTCGGTGCCGGCCAGCACGTCGTTCTCGGCCCGCTCGAGCCCGGTGTTGCCGAAGACGACCGAGTAGTAGCCGGTGACCGCCGCGTACAGCGGGCCCTGCGGGTACTGCCGCAGGTAGTCCAGCGCCTCACCGGTCGACACCGAGGAGGCGATCTCGTTGCCGGCGACGACGATGGCGCCGCGCTCCCGGTCGTACTCCTCGGTGAGCACCCGGGTGTTGCGCGGGTTCTCCCGCAGCGACTGGGCGCGCACCACCTGGATGATGTTGACGTTGACGATCAGCAGGGTGAACAGCACCAGCACGCTGATGGCGACCTTGCGCAGCGGGGCGTTCACGGGCGCACGACCTCGGTGGGTGCGTCGGTCAGCCGGGGCGGGGTGGCCGGCGGGGGCGCGACCGGCCGGCGGGCGGCGTCGCTGATCCGGACCAGCAGGGCGACCAGACCGAAGTTGGCGACCAGCGACGAGCCTCCGTAGGCGAGGAACGGGGTGGTGAGGCCGGTCAGCGGGAGCAGCCCGGTGACCCCACCGAGGACGACGAACACCTGCCAGGCGACGGCGAAGGACAGGCCCGCCGCGAGCAGCTTGCCGAAGCCGTCGCGGACCACCAGCGAGGTGCGCAGGCCGCGCTCGACCAGCACCAGGTAGAGCACGATCACCGCGACCAGGCCGAAGAGCCCGAGCTCCTCGCCGATCGCCGAGGCGATGAAGTCGCTCTTGGCCACCGGCACCTGGTCGGGGCGCCCGCCGCCCAGGCCGGCGCCGAACAGCCCGCCGGTGCCGAGGCTGAACAGCGACTGGACGATCTGGTAGCCGCCGGTGTCGACGTAGGCGAACGGGTCCAGCCAGGTGTCCACCCGCACCCGCACGTGCCCGAACACCTGGTAGGCCACGAACGCGCCACCGGAGAACAGGACGACGCCGATGACCAGCCAGCTGGCGCGCTCGGTGGCGACGTAGAGCATCACCACGAAGATGCCGAACAGCAGCAGCGAGCTGCCCAGGTCGCGCTCGAAGACCAGCACCAGGATCGAGGCCACCCAGGCCAGCAGCACCGGACCCAGGTCGCGGCCGCGGGGCAGCTCCAGGCCGGCGACCTTGCGGCTGGCCAGCGCCAGCACGTCCCGCTTGTCGACCAGGTAGGCGGCGAAGAAGACGACCAGGCAGATCTTGGCGAACTCACCGGGCTGGATGGAGAAGCCGGCCACCCGGATCCACAGCTTGGCGCCGTTGATCTCCGAGTTGGGCAGCACCGCGGGGATGGCCAGCAGCACCAGGCCGACCAGCGCCAGGGTGTAGGCGAACCGGGCCAGCACGCGGTGGTCGCGGACCACCACGACGACGGCGACGAAGAGCACCAGCCCGACGGTGGCCCACAGCAGCTGGACCGGGGCGTCCTCGCCGGAGCTGTTGCCGCCGAGCTGGTCCCCGGCGATGTCCAGCCGGTGGATCATCCCGAGCCCCAGGCCCATCAGCACCGCCACGCAGGGCAGCAGCAGCGGGTCGGCGTAGGGCGCGAACCTGCGGACGACGAGGTGGGCGACCACCCACAGCGCGGTGAACCAGGTGCCGAAGGTGGCCAGCTCCGGGCTGAGCGAGTCGGTGACGGTCAGGTCGACGATGCACTGCGCGGCCAGCGTGATGACCACGGCGAACGCCAGCAGCACGAGCTCGGTCCCCCGCCGCGTCGGCGTCGGGTCGGTGCCGGCCGCGGTGGCCCGCGGATCGGTCCCCGGACCGGTCACGAGGGGCCGCCGGGCGGTGTCGGGCGGGCCACTCAGTCCGCCTCCCGGCAGTCCACTCCCGGCGTCCCGGTGCGGGACGCCCCCGTGCTCGTCGCCGAGCTCGTGGTCGTGGCCGGTGACGGCGTGGGGAGGGGTGGGGTCGGCGCCGCGCTGACCGCCGGGTCGACCGGCGGGACGGGCTCGGGGGTGGGGGAGGGCGCCGGTGCGGAGCTGGTGCTCGACGCGGTGCTCGGGGTGGTGCGGCACGGCGGCAGCCGCTGGTCGCGGAGGTTGGTGAGGATCCGCTGGGCGTCGTCCCGGTCGGAGGCGGTGATGCCGCCGGTGACCCGGCTGCGGGCGGCCTGGGTGAGGTCGGTGGTGGCCAGGCCGGTCGCCTCGTCGAGCCGGAACAGGTCCACCCCGACGATGGAGGTGTCCAGGCCCTGGAAGACGGCGACCTCGTTGCCGTCGGCGGTCTCCGCGACCCCGACGAACCAGTGCCCCATCACGAACAGGTAGCCGCCCACCGCCGCGGCGGCGAGCACCACCAGGGCGGCCAGCGAGACGAGCACGGTCCGCAGCGGGCGCCGGCGGACCGGCGGGGAGGTGGTGCCCACCGTCGGGCCGGCCTGGGCGGGTTGCGGGTCGGCGAGCGCGGCCCGGCCGGCCGCCGAGCGCGGGTCGACCTCGCGCTGACCGCGGTTGTCCCCGGCGGCGCCGTCGACGACCGGGTCGATCAGGGCGCCGCGGCCGTCGTCCTCGACCACGTCGGCGACGATGCAGGTGATGTTGTCCGGACCGCCGCTGCGCAGCGCCAGCTCGATCAGCCGGTCGGCGGTGGCCTGCGGGTCGGGGTCGCGCATCGCCGAGGCGAGGGTCTCGAAGGTGACCACCCCGGACAGGCCGTCGGAGCACAGCAGGTAGCGGTCGCCGGCCCGGGCGTCGCGCATCGACAGGTCGGGCTCGACGTCCTGGCCGTTGAGGGCGCGGAGCAGCAGCGACCGCTGCGGGTGGCTGCTCGCCTCCTCCTCGGTGATCCGGCCGTCGTCGATGAGGGTCTGCACGAACGTGTCGTCGTGGGTGATCTGGGCCAGCTCGCCGTCGCGCATCAGGTACGCCCGGGAGTCCCCGACGTGGCAGAGCCCGAGCCGGCCGCCGGCGAAGAGGACCGCGGTCAGCGTCGTCCCCATGCCCTCCAGGTGCGGCGCCTCGCGGATGACCTCGCGCAGGTGCTCGCTGCCGTCGAAGACCGCCTGCCGCAGCGCCTGCAGCAGGTCGCCGGAGGGGGCGTCGTCGTCGAGGTGCTCGAGCGCGGCGATGACCACCTTGCTGGCGACGTCACCGGCCGCGTGGCCGCCCATCCCGTCGGCGACGGCGAGCAACCGCGGACCGGCGTACACCGAGTCCTGGTTGGTGCCGCGGATGAGGCCGCGGTCGGAGCGGGCGGCGTAGCGCAGGACGAGCGTCATGAACGGAGCTCCAGCACGGTCTGGCCGATCCGGATCGGTTGGCCGGGGCCGACCAGCAGGGGACCCTGCACGCGCTGCTGGTCGAGGTAGGTGCCGTTGGTCGAGCCGAGGTCCTCGACGTACCACTGGCCGCCGCGGTTGGTGAGCCGCGCGTGCCGGGAGGAGGCGAAGTCGTCGGTCAGCACGAGGGTCGAGTCGTCGGCACGGCCGATCAGGATCGCCTGCTCCCCGAGGGTGATGCGGGTGCCCGAGAGCGGGCCCGCGGTGACGACCAGGTGCTTGGGGCCGCGGCTGCCGCGCTTGCGCCCGACCGCGGCGGCCCGCGGCGGGACGGAGGCGACCCGGCCGGCGCGACCGCCGAGGAGGTCCGCCCGCACGACCCGGAAGGCGGCGAAGATGAACAACCACAGCAGCAGCAGGAAACCGAAGCGGAAGGCCTGCAGGACGATCTCCGCCATCAGCCCGCCGCCCGGGGCCGAGTCGCGGACCGGGTCATGTGCCGT comes from the Modestobacter italicus genome and includes:
- a CDS encoding serine/threonine-protein kinase; amino-acid sequence: MAVRVGSLLAGRYEITAPIATGGMGEVWKARDRTLGRTIAVKVLRSEYTGDSSFLIRFRNEARHTAALSHPNIASVYDYGETTEDGQRLAYLVMEFVEGKPLVTILAERGRLTAEQTLDVLGQAGDGLSAAHAAGMVHRDIKPGNLLVRPDGVVKLTDFGIAYARDAAPLTRTGMVVGTAQYLSPEQAQGHVVTAASDVYSLGVLGYECVAGVRPFDGESQVAIALAQINRPPPPMPADVPRPVKALIERALTKDPAGRFPDGGAFALAVRQVAAGGTVPPPTAMTTVLGGDDTATAMIPAGALTSGGAPSTAPRTMPPLHGTPVDDDRAWDDEDVDDPARRRRTRLIWAAAALTLLLLVGVGVAVALSGGGSGNGGGSAAATGTSATSRPAASTNASGGIDFDVASYVGEDADDVQEELEGLGLEVRQADATEEQLQAVTQDLDEGTVATADPAQGPFEPGSLVTLYVTGEAYTPEEAEVTETTAPAPTSGAPTSAAPTATGNGGGGASGSRSSASVSSTRSTASSSVVVPPPTTTAATSPPATTSAPAPTTTAPSTQPTEATTDVPAVEDETAQIDLVDTE
- a CDS encoding peptidoglycan D,D-transpeptidase FtsI family protein, with translation MNAPLRKVAISVLVLFTLLIVNVNIIQVVRAQSLRENPRNTRVLTEEYDRERGAIVVAGNEIASSVSTGEALDYLRQYPQGPLYAAVTGYYSVVFGNTGLERAENDVLAGTDGRLALRRLGDILTGRDPSGGNVELTLDPAVQQAAMDGLQGVTGAVVALDPSTGAILGMASTPTYDPNRLSSHDPADMRAYADEIQPDPGSGAADPLTNQAIDERYSPGSIFKLVVSAAALASGDYTLETTVPAPDLYTLPGSTNELENYNGESCNGGADQSLIDALTISCNTAFAELGVKLGEDRLRDMAEAFGIDDEGFDVPLPVSGSTLGDIEDDAALAQSSIGQRDVQLTPLQAAMLSAAIANDGTLMKPYLVKSIQAPDLSVVDQTDPEEMGQPVSAEVAGELTQMMTSVVTDGTGRKARIDGVQVAGKTGTAEVGTSGDDAAPHTWFTGFAPADDPQIAVAVFIKNGGQSGTEGTGTGGDVSAPIAKSVIQAYLDAQGAGG
- a CDS encoding FtsW/RodA/SpoVE family cell cycle protein, with amino-acid sequence MTGPGTDPRATAAGTDPTPTRRGTELVLLAFAVVITLAAQCIVDLTVTDSLSPELATFGTWFTALWVVAHLVVRRFAPYADPLLLPCVAVLMGLGLGMIHRLDIAGDQLGGNSSGEDAPVQLLWATVGLVLFVAVVVVVRDHRVLARFAYTLALVGLVLLAIPAVLPNSEINGAKLWIRVAGFSIQPGEFAKICLVVFFAAYLVDKRDVLALASRKVAGLELPRGRDLGPVLLAWVASILVLVFERDLGSSLLLFGIFVVMLYVATERASWLVIGVVLFSGGAFVAYQVFGHVRVRVDTWLDPFAYVDTGGYQIVQSLFSLGTGGLFGAGLGGGRPDQVPVAKSDFIASAIGEELGLFGLVAVIVLYLVLVERGLRTSLVVRDGFGKLLAAGLSFAVAWQVFVVLGGVTGLLPLTGLTTPFLAYGGSSLVANFGLVALLVRISDAARRPVAPPPATPPRLTDAPTEVVRP
- a CDS encoding PP2C family protein-serine/threonine phosphatase; its protein translation is MTLVLRYAARSDRGLIRGTNQDSVYAGPRLLAVADGMGGHAAGDVASKVVIAALEHLDDDAPSGDLLQALRQAVFDGSEHLREVIREAPHLEGMGTTLTAVLFAGGRLGLCHVGDSRAYLMRDGELAQITHDDTFVQTLIDDGRITEEEASSHPQRSLLLRALNGQDVEPDLSMRDARAGDRYLLCSDGLSGVVTFETLASAMRDPDPQATADRLIELALRSGGPDNITCIVADVVEDDGRGALIDPVVDGAAGDNRGQREVDPRSAAGRAALADPQPAQAGPTVGTTSPPVRRRPLRTVLVSLAALVVLAAAAVGGYLFVMGHWFVGVAETADGNEVAVFQGLDTSIVGVDLFRLDEATGLATTDLTQAARSRVTGGITASDRDDAQRILTNLRDQRLPPCRTTPSTASSTSSAPAPSPTPEPVPPVDPAVSAAPTPPLPTPSPATTTSSATSTGASRTGTPGVDCREAD
- a CDS encoding FHA domain-containing protein FhaB/FipA; amino-acid sequence: MAEIVLQAFRFGFLLLLWLFIFAAFRVVRADLLGGRAGRVASVPPRAAAVGRKRGSRGPKHLVVTAGPLSGTRITLGEQAILIGRADDSTLVLTDDFASSRHARLTNRGGQWYVEDLGSTNGTYLDQQRVQGPLLVGPGQPIRIGQTVLELRS